In Gigantopelta aegis isolate Gae_Host chromosome 6, Gae_host_genome, whole genome shotgun sequence, the following are encoded in one genomic region:
- the LOC121375459 gene encoding N-glycosidase YbiA-like, which yields MATLNQTDDKECEVSCSQNNPQSTVEHPNEPDCQADKVEEEYVLFFGKDSPFSQHHPAEFEIDGITFNCAEQYMMYMKAVTFKDEEIKEKILQATNPVVQKRLGRKVRNFELDVWKKKCEEIVKRATEQKFSQNEDLKKQLLATSPKTFVECNHRDCVWGIGLGVKNPAARDRTQWRGKNLLGFIITEVRNELLAEAQK from the exons ATGGCTACACTAAATCAAACAGACGATAAAGAGTGTGAAGTGTCATGTTCGCAAAATAACCCACAGTCGACGGTTGAACATCCAAATGAACCTGACTGTCAGGCTGACAAAGTTGAAGAGGAATATGTTTTATTCTTTGGAAAAGACTCGCCGTTTAGCCAACACCATCCTGCCGAGTTTGAGATCGACGGGATCACGTTTAACTGCGCCGAACAGTACATGATGTATATGAAAGCAG TTACATTCAAAGATGAAGAAATCAAAGAAAAGATTCTTCAAGCGACAAATCCAGTTGTTCAAAAGCGACTTGGAAGAAAAGTTCGGAACTTTGAGTTGGACGTTTGGAAAAAAAAGTGTGAGGAAATAGTGAAACGTGCCACGGAACAAAAG TTTTCACAAAATGAGGACCTAAAGAAGCAACTACTCGCCACCTCCCCAAAGACTTTTGTGGAGTGTAACCACAGAGATTGCGTGTGGGGTATAGGCCTGGGTGTGAAAAACCCCGCGGCTAGAGACAGGACACAGTGGCGCGGAAAGAATTTGTTAGGATTCATTATTACTGAGGTCCGTAATGAACTGTTGGCTGAAGCACAGAAATAG